In a genomic window of Acidobacteriota bacterium:
- a CDS encoding peptide ligase PGM1-related protein → MAPLDSDGQAYFKELQAHLPKIWEALESGLPWDHTSVVVPSLSFHPEELKKIPGGPFYEERLLFSLIRLRHPRARVIYLTSQPIHPDIVDYYLQHLYGVPSSHARARLRLMCVYDASNRPLTQKILERPRVMQRLRDEIGDPERAYLTCFNSTRLERQLAMELGIPLNGVDPDVLHLGSKSGSRKIFKEAGVGLPLGFEDVHTEEEIIEALVELSQQRPGLKRAVIKLNESFAGAGNAMFNFPSGLSSDKRFARASITAVLHQLEWSAEEAYEDFLRKLKEMGGIVEEYLQAEDIRSPSVQMRINPGGTLELISSHDQVLGGPTGQAYQGCRFPSWDDYRSLIQEEAGKIGKVLREKGVISRFAIDFVVFPDKDDPSQWQARAIEINLRMGGTTPPFLALQFLTGGELRGDGEFISDHGQKKYYYATDSLRSPRYRGLLPEDFMDILTLHGLHFMPSTETGVIFHMIGALSEFGKVGVTCIGNSREEANELFQQTVEVLDKEADGATLSVPHRPFDKGLRRIE, encoded by the coding sequence ATGGCGCCACTTGACTCGGACGGCCAGGCCTATTTCAAGGAACTGCAGGCACACCTGCCCAAGATCTGGGAAGCCCTGGAAAGCGGACTGCCCTGGGATCACACTTCGGTGGTGGTGCCCTCGCTCAGTTTCCATCCCGAGGAACTCAAGAAGATCCCCGGAGGGCCTTTCTACGAAGAGCGGCTGCTGTTCAGCCTGATCAGGCTGCGCCACCCCCGTGCGCGGGTCATCTACCTGACCAGCCAGCCCATCCACCCCGACATCGTCGACTACTACTTGCAGCATCTCTACGGGGTGCCGTCCTCGCACGCCCGGGCGCGGCTGCGGCTGATGTGCGTCTATGACGCCAGCAACCGTCCGCTGACCCAGAAAATCCTGGAGCGTCCGCGCGTGATGCAGCGGCTGCGCGACGAGATCGGAGATCCCGAACGAGCCTACCTGACCTGCTTCAATTCCACCCGGCTGGAGCGGCAACTGGCCATGGAACTGGGCATACCGCTCAACGGCGTCGACCCCGACGTGCTTCATCTGGGCAGCAAGTCGGGCTCTCGCAAGATCTTCAAGGAGGCCGGGGTCGGCCTGCCGCTGGGATTCGAGGACGTCCACACCGAGGAGGAGATCATCGAGGCCCTGGTTGAGCTGTCCCAGCAGCGTCCCGGACTCAAGCGTGCCGTCATCAAGCTCAACGAGAGCTTCGCCGGCGCCGGCAACGCCATGTTCAACTTTCCCTCCGGCCTGTCTTCGGACAAGCGCTTCGCCCGGGCTTCCATCACCGCCGTCCTGCATCAGTTGGAATGGTCGGCCGAAGAAGCCTATGAGGACTTCCTGCGCAAGCTCAAGGAGATGGGCGGGATTGTCGAAGAGTATCTGCAAGCCGAGGACATCCGTTCGCCTTCGGTGCAGATGCGCATCAATCCCGGCGGGACGCTGGAGCTCATTTCCTCTCACGACCAGGTCCTGGGAGGACCCACGGGACAGGCCTACCAGGGCTGCCGCTTCCCCTCTTGGGACGACTACCGCAGCCTCATCCAGGAGGAAGCGGGCAAGATCGGCAAAGTGCTGAGGGAGAAAGGCGTCATCAGCCGTTTCGCCATCGATTTCGTGGTCTTTCCCGACAAAGACGACCCCTCCCAATGGCAGGCCCGCGCCATCGAGATCAACCTGCGCATGGGGGGGACGACCCCGCCCTTCCTGGCCCTGCAGTTCTTGACGGGCGGCGAGTTGCGCGGCGACGGCGAATTCATTTCCGACCACGGACAAAAGAAGTACTACTATGCCACCGACAGCCTGCGTTCGCCCCGTTACCGGGGCCTGCTGCCCGAGGATTTCATGGACATCCTCACCCTGCACGGCCTGCACTTCATGCCCTCCACCGAAACCGGCGTCATCTTCCACATGATCGGCGCTTTGAGCGAGTTCGGAAAAGTCGGCGTCACCTGCATCGGCAACTCCCGGGAAGAGGCCAACGAACTTTTCCAGCAAACCGTCGAAGTGCTCGACAAAGAAGCCGACGGCGCCACCCTCTCCGTCCCCCACCGCCCCTTCGACAAAGGCCTGCGGAGGATAGAGTAG
- a CDS encoding mercuric transporter MerT family protein, with amino-acid sequence MDSKISISGSIAASVGSAAAWFCCLPFGLGALGAGGALASTLGPLRPYLIGLSIVLWVLALYALYRPERSCPEGRCASRRSLRRRRITLWVAALITLGMITVPYWGHWVIYWAL; translated from the coding sequence ATGGACAGCAAGATTTCGATCTCGGGTTCCATCGCGGCATCGGTGGGATCGGCGGCGGCATGGTTCTGCTGTCTTCCCTTCGGTCTGGGGGCACTGGGGGCCGGCGGAGCCCTGGCCTCGACGCTGGGCCCGCTGCGGCCTTATCTGATAGGCCTCAGCATCGTCCTTTGGGTTCTGGCTCTTTACGCCTTGTACCGCCCCGAGCGTTCCTGCCCCGAAGGGAGATGCGCCTCCCGGAGGAGTCTACGCCGACGGAGAATTACCCTTTGGGTGGCCGCCCTGATTACGCTGGGGATGATTACAGTTCCTTATTGGGGCCACTGGGTGATCTATTGGGCCCTTTAA
- a CDS encoding ABC transporter permease translates to MRDWKRFVAGRLSGADWDSARKEQVVEDLAQMLADCEREALRGGAGQRRAQAAAKAQVPDWKELIEEIEEAEAWARGGRLSRWMPGWNHWRTMMLSGLGNDVKLSLRTVRKSPLFSAVVVLTLALAVGANTAIFSMVDAVLLSPLPYPDSQELVRLYSTHPKKSIEEAGVSTGDVVDWRRRNTVLEGIGAWYVAGRTLAGEQAAEVVNVAQVSRDFFPVLGVSPFKGRTFTPEETARAVFNSANSHVGTDPVAVLSYRSWRDRFGSDGAILEKSIVLDRQRWRVIGVMPADFDMPSPGIELWVPWSFVGKSTHDQRYLSAVARLKEDVSLGEAQSHMNAVAAAMAEDYPESNSGWGLSLQPLHEDRVGDSRATLLILLGAVALVLLIACVNVAGLQLVRLGKRRREIGLRLALGASRLRLARQFLAESLLLALLGGALAVPVAFAALNMGGVLPADALPRLHEVELNLRVLGYAALLTFAAGIFFALVPLASGLKDDLSAAIAESGGRTLGGTLRWERLRKSLVACEIALAVVLLACAGLLVRSFVHLMQVDVGFRPDRVAVLPITLDNHEYDSGAKSRAYYARLTEKLASVPGVESVGAVTALPLSPIGPDFDRPVWAEGETPSAAGSSRADVRMATPGYFQTMGISLLRGRTFEPSDAPDAPRVVVINESLARQAFAGRNPVDQNLVIDYSTAGTYPYRVVGVVNDLRFYGIRSQPRPEVYLPHAQRSYLMMNMAVRTAVDPQALVADLRQAVLDVDPMQPAYGVIPLKDLVADSVSRDRFALILIGAFGVVALVLALLGIFGVLSYHVGQRTQEVGIRAALGATRRQIMTMMLSAGLRLTLTGIALGLLLSLASTRLLTSLLYGVTPLDPLTFLAVTLLPALGALLACYLPAKRAARINPVTALRHD, encoded by the coding sequence ATGCGTGATTGGAAGCGATTCGTGGCCGGGCGCCTGAGCGGAGCGGACTGGGACTCCGCCCGCAAGGAACAGGTGGTGGAGGACCTGGCCCAGATGCTGGCGGACTGCGAGCGGGAAGCGCTGCGGGGCGGAGCCGGTCAGCGCCGGGCGCAGGCCGCGGCCAAGGCTCAGGTCCCCGACTGGAAAGAGCTGATTGAAGAGATCGAAGAGGCCGAAGCCTGGGCGCGCGGCGGTCGGCTCTCGCGCTGGATGCCTGGGTGGAATCACTGGAGAACGATGATGCTGTCAGGATTGGGAAACGACGTGAAGCTGTCGCTGAGGACGGTCCGAAAGAGTCCTCTCTTCTCGGCCGTAGTGGTGTTGACGCTGGCCCTGGCCGTAGGTGCCAACACGGCCATCTTCAGCATGGTGGACGCGGTGCTGCTGAGCCCGCTGCCCTACCCGGATTCCCAAGAACTGGTGCGTCTTTACAGCACTCATCCTAAGAAATCGATTGAAGAGGCGGGAGTCTCCACCGGCGACGTGGTGGACTGGCGCCGCCGCAACACCGTCCTGGAAGGGATCGGGGCCTGGTACGTAGCGGGGCGGACGCTGGCCGGCGAGCAGGCCGCCGAGGTGGTCAACGTGGCTCAGGTGTCGCGCGACTTCTTCCCGGTGCTGGGGGTGAGTCCTTTCAAGGGGCGCACTTTCACGCCCGAGGAGACGGCGCGGGCCGTCTTCAACAGCGCCAACTCTCATGTCGGGACTGACCCCGTGGCCGTCCTCAGCTACCGGTCCTGGCGCGACCGCTTCGGGTCGGACGGGGCGATACTTGAAAAGAGCATCGTCCTCGACCGGCAGCGCTGGCGGGTGATCGGCGTTATGCCGGCCGACTTCGACATGCCTTCGCCCGGCATCGAACTGTGGGTTCCCTGGAGCTTCGTGGGGAAGAGCACTCACGACCAGCGCTATCTCAGCGCCGTGGCGCGCCTCAAAGAGGACGTTTCGCTGGGGGAAGCCCAATCCCACATGAACGCCGTGGCCGCCGCCATGGCTGAGGACTACCCGGAGTCCAACAGTGGCTGGGGACTCTCCTTGCAGCCGCTGCATGAGGACCGGGTAGGAGACTCGCGGGCCACCCTCCTGATCCTGCTGGGGGCGGTGGCTTTGGTGCTTCTGATCGCCTGCGTCAACGTCGCCGGGTTGCAGCTTGTGCGGCTGGGCAAACGGCGCCGGGAGATCGGGCTGCGCCTGGCACTGGGGGCGTCCCGCCTGCGGCTGGCGCGGCAGTTTCTGGCTGAGAGCCTGTTGCTGGCGCTGCTGGGAGGGGCTCTGGCCGTCCCGGTCGCCTTTGCCGCGCTCAACATGGGCGGAGTCCTGCCGGCCGACGCCCTCCCCCGGCTGCACGAGGTCGAACTGAACCTGCGCGTCCTGGGCTATGCCGCCCTGCTCACCTTCGCCGCCGGCATCTTCTTCGCATTGGTGCCGCTGGCCTCGGGACTCAAGGACGACCTTTCAGCCGCCATCGCCGAGAGCGGCGGACGCACCCTGGGCGGCACGCTGCGCTGGGAGCGTTTGCGCAAGAGCCTGGTGGCCTGCGAGATCGCCCTGGCGGTTGTGCTGCTGGCCTGCGCCGGACTGCTGGTGCGCAGCTTCGTCCACCTCATGCAGGTGGACGTCGGCTTCCGTCCCGACCGGGTGGCGGTGCTGCCCATCACCCTCGACAACCACGAATACGACAGCGGAGCCAAGTCGCGCGCCTATTACGCGCGCCTGACCGAAAAGCTGGCTAGCGTCCCCGGCGTGGAGTCGGTGGGAGCGGTGACGGCCCTGCCGCTGAGTCCCATCGGACCCGACTTCGACCGTCCCGTGTGGGCCGAGGGGGAGACGCCTTCCGCGGCAGGATCGAGCCGCGCCGACGTGCGCATGGCCACTCCCGGATACTTCCAGACCATGGGCATCTCGCTGCTGCGGGGACGCACCTTCGAGCCATCCGACGCCCCTGACGCGCCCCGCGTAGTTGTCATCAACGAGAGCCTGGCCCGCCAAGCCTTTGCGGGACGAAACCCCGTGGACCAGAACCTGGTCATCGACTACAGCACGGCGGGCACCTATCCCTATCGGGTGGTCGGGGTGGTCAACGATCTGCGCTTTTACGGCATCCGCTCCCAGCCGCGGCCCGAAGTCTATCTGCCTCACGCCCAGCGCTCTTACCTGATGATGAACATGGCCGTCCGCACCGCAGTGGACCCCCAGGCGCTGGTTGCCGACTTGCGCCAGGCCGTCCTGGACGTCGATCCCATGCAGCCGGCCTACGGCGTGATTCCCTTGAAAGACCTGGTCGCCGACTCCGTCTCCCGCGACCGCTTCGCCCTCATTCTCATCGGCGCTTTCGGAGTGGTGGCCCTTGTTCTGGCCCTGCTGGGGATTTTCGGTGTCCTCTCCTACCACGTCGGCCAGCGGACGCAGGAAGTCGGCATCCGCGCCGCTCTGGGAGCCACCCGCCGCCAGATCATGACCATGATGCTCTCGGCCGGCCTGCGCCTGACCCTGACCGGCATCGCCCTGGGCTTGCTGCTGTCCCTGGCCTCCACCCGCCTCCTCACAAGCCTGCTCTACGGCGTAACCCCCTTAGACCCCTTAACCTTCCTCGCCGTGACGCTCCTCCCGGCCCTGGGAGCCCTGTTAGCCTGTTACCTGCCCGCCAAACGCGCCGCCCGCATCAACCCCGTAACGGCCCTCCGTCACGATTGA
- a CDS encoding HigA family addiction module antitoxin, with the protein MRMHNPPHPGEFIKGVYLEPFGVSYRRVARLLDVAPSTFSRVVRGDASVTPEMALRLSKTLGRSPESWLAMQHNHDLWRAKKHVDLKKVGKLEIDAA; encoded by the coding sequence ATGCGCATGCACAATCCTCCCCATCCTGGCGAGTTTATCAAGGGGGTCTATCTTGAGCCTTTTGGCGTGAGCTATCGGCGGGTGGCTCGTTTGCTCGACGTCGCGCCTTCTACCTTCAGCCGTGTTGTCAGGGGTGATGCGAGTGTCACGCCGGAGATGGCGTTGCGTTTGTCCAAGACGCTGGGCAGGAGTCCCGAGAGTTGGTTGGCCATGCAGCACAACCACGATCTCTGGCGTGCCAAGAAGCACGTCGATCTGAAAAAGGTCGGCAAGCTTGAGATCGATGCCGCGTGA
- a CDS encoding pentapeptide repeat-containing protein — translation MTKKRDTESSGPDEEVLAKLRDARHHDFELLSLASSELADIRVSNKTFKQVEFEYSYIDNVVFTGCKFENCNLSMIDLRNSTFAECVLTGCAIDESLIDKCSFEHTSVNECSFKVTSLTECSFSNSTIWNAFLQLSTFLHNDFERSRWVQIDWSDCTFLYTVLRDSEVERVTVSNTSFRSIFGLSLAHLGQIKVLTENGKTAEEIVTGELATRKDLTPIDSLVLGMNFWDESRLGAISKFLVRMSRERERRRYRQDDWRFFLKILFHLAQSERLPVLAGIQVGDWVMHEVEKIAEDSAAMLSRKLLLTEISGTVMHLLIELFQNFESRCIPISEFSEDERCTATLRFARPPNIELTKFLNEIAEASGLEVAGETRLLSRASGSYLEVIETSITTLFGLQIVLFLLDGVILQISQIISRLSHLRRGAMPVKIETSSPLGRLFLPEHLREPVRKLTSFCNHLPWAHKSDKVGFSGENLKEIVANMEDG, via the coding sequence ATGACGAAAAAGAGGGACACTGAATCCAGTGGCCCCGATGAAGAGGTCCTCGCCAAGCTGCGGGATGCCCGCCACCATGACTTCGAGCTCCTAAGTCTGGCGAGTTCAGAGCTCGCGGACATTCGAGTTTCTAACAAAACCTTCAAGCAGGTCGAGTTCGAATATTCCTATATCGATAACGTCGTCTTTACTGGCTGCAAATTTGAAAACTGCAACTTAAGTATGATTGACCTTCGAAACTCGACCTTCGCAGAGTGTGTTCTGACAGGGTGCGCTATCGACGAGTCTCTGATCGATAAGTGCTCCTTCGAGCATACGTCGGTGAATGAGTGTAGCTTCAAAGTAACCTCCCTGACTGAGTGCAGCTTCTCCAATTCTACTATTTGGAATGCCTTTCTCCAGCTAAGCACCTTCCTGCACAATGATTTTGAGCGCAGCCGCTGGGTCCAAATCGACTGGAGCGATTGCACCTTCTTGTACACGGTACTGCGAGATTCGGAGGTCGAGCGAGTTACCGTGAGCAACACCTCCTTCCGCAGCATATTTGGTCTCTCTCTGGCACACCTTGGCCAAATCAAGGTATTGACTGAAAATGGCAAGACGGCTGAAGAAATCGTCACCGGGGAATTAGCGACTAGAAAGGATCTGACACCGATTGATTCCCTTGTTCTTGGGATGAACTTCTGGGACGAGTCGAGACTCGGTGCCATATCCAAATTTCTTGTCCGCATGTCCAGGGAAAGAGAGCGCCGTCGCTACCGACAAGATGACTGGCGGTTTTTCCTTAAGATCCTCTTTCACCTCGCTCAGTCGGAACGGCTCCCTGTCCTTGCTGGAATCCAGGTCGGGGATTGGGTCATGCACGAGGTTGAGAAAATTGCGGAGGATAGTGCAGCCATGCTGAGCCGGAAGTTATTGCTGACGGAGATATCTGGCACTGTCATGCATCTTCTGATTGAGTTATTCCAAAACTTCGAATCGCGGTGTATTCCCATCTCAGAGTTTTCGGAGGACGAGCGCTGCACGGCGACGCTGCGATTCGCCAGGCCGCCGAACATTGAGTTGACCAAGTTCCTGAACGAGATAGCTGAGGCCAGTGGATTGGAAGTCGCTGGGGAGACTCGACTTCTGAGTCGGGCAAGCGGTTCATACTTGGAAGTCATCGAAACGTCGATTACGACTTTGTTTGGTCTTCAGATCGTTCTTTTCTTGCTGGACGGAGTTATTCTCCAGATTTCCCAGATCATATCGAGGCTCAGTCACCTACGAAGGGGAGCGATGCCAGTGAAGATCGAAACCAGCAGCCCCCTGGGTCGCCTTTTTCTTCCCGAGCACCTGAGAGAGCCTGTCCGCAAGCTAACCAGCTTCTGCAATCACTTACCGTGGGCTCACAAATCTGACAAGGTGGGCTTTTCTGGCGAAAACCTTAAGGAAATCGTGGCGAACATGGAAGACGGGTAG
- a CDS encoding DUF3326 domain-containing protein, translated as MTTGSADTSTLHQVDVYERAISISRRELEDNSFSLAFLKSKVERACGANEFPLRLALLQRKQEEFSAEIAICRDLCGQGEDSTPSIFEYRSRTCRGGERTNIVLIVPTGVGAAIGGHAGDAGPVAKLLGGVCDRLITHPNVVNGSDINELPSNGLYVEGSTLTKLLMGTAKLIPTARNRLVVIIGSTRDESLRALTVNTVNAARSCYGAEIVGIYSFPELRIVAEKTDSGRASGTVRGLSPLISHLAQHRDLFDAVAIASPVEVSGKIYKEYFQSRGEVVNPWGGAEALLTHAISLIHNLPTAHAPIEWSPELAETDFGVVDERMAAEVISSSYLQCVLKGLVRSPGLVTSSVDAGSVESLTAEDITAIVVPAGCLGLATLAALYQGIRVIVVRENTSLMRNTLDLLPWGRGQMIEVENYWDAAGVIAALRAGVDPYSVRRPLQQTPICV; from the coding sequence ATGACGACTGGCTCCGCCGATACAAGCACCTTACATCAGGTTGACGTTTATGAAAGGGCAATCTCGATTTCCAGACGGGAACTTGAAGACAATTCCTTTTCCCTCGCCTTCTTGAAATCGAAGGTAGAGCGCGCCTGCGGGGCAAACGAGTTCCCTCTCCGTCTAGCTCTGCTCCAGAGAAAGCAGGAGGAATTCTCCGCGGAGATCGCAATCTGTCGCGACCTTTGTGGGCAAGGCGAAGACTCGACGCCAAGTATCTTTGAGTATCGGAGCAGGACCTGTCGAGGCGGCGAAAGAACGAATATCGTTCTAATCGTCCCGACGGGGGTGGGGGCCGCTATCGGCGGGCACGCAGGTGATGCGGGCCCGGTCGCAAAACTTCTTGGAGGGGTATGCGACCGTCTGATTACGCATCCGAATGTCGTGAACGGATCAGACATAAATGAACTTCCGTCAAATGGTCTCTATGTTGAAGGAAGCACGCTGACTAAGTTGCTTATGGGAACGGCTAAGCTCATACCTACCGCCCGAAATCGCTTAGTGGTCATCATCGGTTCAACCAGGGACGAGTCTCTTCGTGCTTTGACTGTCAATACCGTCAACGCGGCTAGGAGCTGCTACGGTGCGGAAATCGTGGGCATTTACAGCTTTCCAGAACTGAGGATCGTCGCAGAAAAGACTGACAGCGGCCGCGCCAGCGGGACAGTCCGTGGATTGTCGCCGTTGATCTCCCATCTGGCGCAGCACCGTGATCTGTTCGATGCCGTTGCGATAGCCTCGCCTGTAGAAGTAAGCGGTAAAATCTATAAGGAGTATTTTCAAAGCCGCGGTGAGGTGGTTAACCCCTGGGGGGGTGCCGAGGCTCTCCTTACTCACGCCATATCCTTGATCCATAACCTACCCACTGCCCATGCGCCTATCGAATGGTCGCCTGAGCTTGCAGAGACGGATTTTGGAGTTGTCGATGAGAGAATGGCCGCAGAAGTGATTTCTTCCTCCTATCTTCAGTGTGTGCTCAAAGGACTTGTGCGTTCACCGGGACTTGTCACTAGCAGTGTAGATGCGGGTTCTGTAGAGAGTCTTACGGCGGAGGACATAACCGCAATCGTCGTTCCGGCGGGCTGTCTAGGATTGGCTACCTTGGCGGCCCTTTACCAAGGGATAAGAGTGATCGTTGTCCGGGAGAATACTTCGCTCATGCGAAACACTCTGGATCTGTTGCCCTGGGGAAGGGGTCAGATGATTGAAGTCGAGAACTACTGGGATGCAGCTGGGGTAATAGCGGCCCTACGGGCTGGCGTAGACCCATATTCCGTTCGAAGACCCCTGCAACAGACTCCGATATGCGTCTGA
- a CDS encoding DUF5666 domain-containing protein, whose amino-acid sequence MKRSVLFLLSFFFTSLVFPASQVEFIAEVQSVTPDGGTTVLAMALTPSFNIDVFVTAATEIKDESDDPLTPDQLMAGMVLKIEGLFVEGGILANEVEVTEDEAEFEVRGLIQSLTPDGPESGRMTVAGFDILVPVEAEIKSSAGEVLIFADLMVDQFVKVEGRATADDLVADEVKVRDDESPGKFARIRLEGVVSEIVDEGQFLVELPGEAAALVKIDEETRIIGPGELAVGASVKVFGTLTEELCVLAERVLVKKAVELAPDKLRLALQESGQVCVVLRNARDGDTVFEIASQDPSLATVSTNMLTIPAGMLTACFDVTALDQEGETKIDVVTEGFEGCVEVEVGEQEDEGPQAIRWNPRVIRAAPDLIRDVRLRLAVPAQEETTAMLFISEGDMDLINFPAEVVFPAGSRTQTVRLEFLSTQVTATLTAELPDGEGADLDIDLRPPQMEKLQLQWSPDEVEAGTGKEVTVEIFIDRPAPSDIEVTLNQVGRPLLQGVPGSVVILEGTQSAEVTFMTGEQTGKTKLRAALPIGVGGRHQDLDVQVEKSGD is encoded by the coding sequence ATGAAGCGATCAGTGCTTTTCTTGCTTTCGTTTTTCTTCACAAGTCTGGTTTTTCCAGCATCCCAGGTTGAATTTATCGCCGAAGTGCAGTCGGTTACGCCCGACGGCGGCACCACGGTTCTTGCCATGGCCTTGACGCCGTCGTTCAATATCGACGTGTTCGTCACCGCCGCTACCGAGATCAAGGACGAGTCCGACGATCCGCTGACGCCCGATCAGCTCATGGCCGGCATGGTCCTCAAGATCGAGGGACTCTTCGTCGAGGGCGGAATCCTGGCCAACGAGGTCGAGGTGACCGAAGACGAGGCCGAATTCGAGGTGAGAGGCCTCATCCAGAGCCTCACCCCCGACGGCCCCGAGAGCGGACGCATGACGGTGGCGGGATTCGACATCCTGGTACCGGTTGAAGCCGAGATCAAGAGCAGCGCCGGAGAGGTGCTGATCTTCGCCGACCTGATGGTCGACCAGTTCGTCAAGGTCGAAGGACGGGCCACCGCCGACGACCTGGTCGCCGACGAAGTCAAAGTCCGCGACGACGAGAGTCCCGGCAAGTTCGCAAGGATCCGCCTGGAAGGCGTGGTTTCCGAAATCGTCGACGAGGGCCAATTCCTCGTGGAACTGCCAGGCGAGGCCGCGGCACTGGTCAAGATCGACGAAGAAACCCGCATCATAGGCCCCGGGGAACTCGCCGTGGGCGCCTCGGTCAAGGTCTTCGGCACGCTGACTGAAGAGCTATGCGTTTTGGCCGAGCGGGTGCTGGTCAAGAAAGCCGTCGAACTGGCCCCCGACAAACTCAGGCTGGCGCTGCAAGAAAGCGGCCAGGTCTGCGTGGTCCTGCGCAATGCACGCGACGGCGACACGGTCTTCGAGATCGCCTCGCAAGACCCATCGCTGGCCACCGTTTCCACCAACATGCTCACCATTCCTGCCGGAATGCTGACCGCATGCTTCGACGTGACGGCCCTCGACCAGGAGGGGGAAACCAAGATCGATGTTGTGACAGAGGGTTTCGAAGGCTGCGTCGAAGTCGAGGTCGGAGAGCAGGAAGACGAAGGGCCCCAGGCTATCCGCTGGAATCCGCGGGTCATCCGCGCCGCTCCCGACCTGATCCGCGACGTCCGTCTGCGCCTGGCCGTTCCCGCCCAGGAAGAGACGACGGCCATGCTCTTCATCTCCGAAGGCGACATGGACCTGATCAACTTCCCCGCTGAGGTGGTCTTTCCCGCCGGCAGCCGCACCCAAACGGTACGCCTGGAGTTTCTCTCCACCCAGGTCACCGCCACGCTGACCGCCGAGCTTCCCGATGGTGAGGGCGCCGATCTCGACATCGACCTGCGTCCGCCCCAGATGGAAAAATTGCAATTGCAGTGGAGTCCCGATGAAGTCGAAGCCGGCACCGGCAAGGAAGTCACGGTCGAAATCTTCATCGACCGCCCCGCCCCATCCGACATCGAGGTGACGCTCAACCAGGTGGGCCGTCCGCTGCTGCAGGGCGTCCCCGGCTCGGTCGTGATCCTTGAAGGGACCCAGTCCGCCGAGGTCACCTTTATGACGGGTGAGCAGACGGGCAAGACCAAGCTCCGCGCCGCCCTGCCCATCGGGGTCGGCGGTCGCCACCAGGATCTCGACGTCCAAGTCGAGAAAAGCGGCGACTGA
- a CDS encoding helix-turn-helix transcriptional regulator, whose translation MTIERELKRGSTEMMILALVEDRARHGYEMLKLMEERSRGKLSFHIGSVYPILYRLEKRGLIKGAWREEKGARRKKVYEITPKGRRALKSQRGQWEDLVSAIGRVARTGDA comes from the coding sequence ATGACGATTGAACGGGAGTTGAAGCGGGGAAGCACCGAGATGATGATTCTGGCGCTGGTCGAAGACCGGGCGCGGCATGGCTACGAGATGCTCAAGCTGATGGAGGAGCGCTCGCGGGGCAAGCTGAGCTTTCACATCGGATCGGTCTATCCCATCCTCTATCGGCTGGAGAAACGGGGACTGATCAAGGGCGCCTGGAGGGAAGAAAAAGGCGCCCGCCGCAAGAAGGTCTATGAGATCACCCCCAAGGGACGCCGGGCCTTGAAGTCGCAAAGAGGACAGTGGGAGGACCTGGTTTCCGCCATTGGACGGGTGGCGAGGACGGGAGATGCGTGA
- a CDS encoding type II toxin-antitoxin system RelE/ParE family toxin has translation MIQSIKHKGLRRFFESGSTASIQSQHRMKLRLQLAALDTAESIEDMNIPGFRLHPLKGKRQGSWAIDVSGNWRLTFRFEQGHVFDVNYEDYH, from the coding sequence GTGATTCAGTCGATCAAGCACAAGGGCCTCCGTCGGTTCTTCGAATCCGGTTCGACTGCAAGTATACAGTCACAGCACCGTATGAAGCTGCGGCTTCAATTGGCGGCACTCGATACTGCTGAATCGATTGAAGACATGAACATTCCTGGATTTCGCCTCCATCCTCTCAAGGGAAAACGGCAGGGATCCTGGGCCATCGACGTCAGCGGAAACTGGCGGCTGACGTTTCGCTTTGAACAAGGACACGTGTTCGACGTGAATTACGAGGACTATCACTAA
- a CDS encoding nucleotidyl transferase AbiEii/AbiGii toxin family protein: protein MSRDFAAFLDALNKSGAKYVVIGGIAVLSHIPYRTTRDIDVLIEPTLENARRVREAVREWGGFEPEFKVEEFIQGDILSFGGLLRVEIHSSVPGVRWEQVWQNKTPGMLMGVNTWFASLEDLISMKEAAGRKEKDRPDLRRLKKLLKGKSQS from the coding sequence ATGAGCAGAGACTTTGCCGCTTTCCTGGATGCACTCAACAAAAGCGGCGCAAAATACGTCGTCATCGGCGGGATCGCGGTTCTCTCGCACATCCCCTACCGCACGACCCGTGACATCGACGTCTTGATTGAACCGACCCTTGAAAACGCCAGGCGCGTTCGCGAAGCCGTTCGTGAATGGGGCGGCTTTGAGCCCGAATTCAAGGTCGAAGAATTCATCCAGGGCGATATCCTGTCGTTCGGAGGTCTCCTTCGGGTTGAGATCCACTCCTCAGTCCCCGGAGTTCGTTGGGAGCAGGTCTGGCAAAACAAGACTCCGGGAATGCTCATGGGCGTCAACACCTGGTTCGCCTCGCTCGAGGATCTTATCTCGATGAAGGAGGCAGCCGGACGCAAGGAAAAAGATCGCCCTGATCTAAGGCGCCTCAAAAAGTTGCTCAAAGGCAAATCGCAATCTTAG